A stretch of Sporichthya brevicatena DNA encodes these proteins:
- a CDS encoding ATP-dependent Clp protease proteolytic subunit, with amino-acid sequence MTNDRYPHDNVGNLHLPQARYVLPRFVERTSQGYREYDPYAKLFEERIIFLGVQVDDASANDVMAQLLTLESMDPDRDIQIYINSPGGSFTALTAIYDTIQFVKPDVQTICMGQAASAAAVLLAAGTPGKRLALPNARILIHQPALEGGGGQASDVEIIANEVLRMRALLEEMISKHTGKDIEEVRKDIERDKILTAQQAKEYGIVDDVISSRKTSLLAVNGQG; translated from the coding sequence ATGACGAACGACCGCTACCCCCACGACAACGTCGGGAACCTGCACCTGCCGCAGGCTCGCTACGTCCTGCCGCGGTTCGTCGAGCGGACGAGCCAGGGCTACCGCGAGTACGACCCGTACGCGAAGCTCTTCGAGGAGCGCATCATCTTCCTCGGCGTGCAGGTCGACGACGCGTCCGCGAACGACGTCATGGCCCAGCTGCTGACGCTGGAGTCCATGGACCCGGACCGCGACATCCAGATCTACATCAACTCGCCCGGTGGCTCGTTCACCGCGCTGACGGCGATCTACGACACGATCCAGTTCGTCAAGCCGGACGTGCAGACGATCTGCATGGGCCAGGCGGCCTCGGCCGCGGCGGTCCTGCTGGCGGCGGGCACCCCGGGCAAGCGCCTCGCGCTGCCGAACGCCCGGATCCTGATCCACCAGCCGGCCCTCGAGGGCGGCGGCGGCCAGGCGTCCGACGTCGAGATCATCGCCAACGAGGTCCTGCGCATGCGGGCCCTGTTGGAGGAGATGATCTCCAAGCACACCGGCAAGGACATCGAAGAGGTCCGCAAGGACATCGAGCGCGACAAGATCCTGACCGCCCAGCAGGCCAAGGAGTACGGGATCGTCGACGACGTGATCTCGTCCCGCAAGACCTCGCTGCTCGCGGTCAACGGCCAGGGCTGA
- a CDS encoding ATP-dependent Clp protease proteolytic subunit, translating to MARGAENGGGLGERVYERLLRERIIFLGSEVRDDMANALCAQMLLLAAEDPEKEIWLYINSPGGSVSAGMAIYDTMQYVKPDVGTVAMGLAASMGQFLLCAGAPGKRYALPNARIMMHQPLGGLGGTASDIKIQAEQMLYTKKRLAEQIAFHTGQTLEQIEKDSDRDRWFTAEQAKEYGFVDHVVTSARDVTGSGGTA from the coding sequence ATGGCCCGCGGCGCCGAGAACGGTGGCGGCCTGGGGGAGCGCGTCTACGAGCGCCTGCTCCGCGAGCGCATCATCTTCCTCGGTTCCGAGGTCCGTGACGACATGGCGAACGCGCTCTGCGCGCAGATGCTGTTGCTCGCGGCCGAGGACCCCGAGAAGGAGATCTGGCTGTACATCAACAGCCCTGGCGGCTCGGTCTCGGCCGGCATGGCGATCTACGACACGATGCAGTACGTCAAGCCCGACGTCGGCACCGTGGCGATGGGTCTCGCCGCCTCCATGGGGCAGTTCCTGCTCTGCGCCGGCGCCCCCGGCAAGCGCTACGCGCTGCCGAACGCGCGGATCATGATGCACCAGCCGCTCGGCGGCCTCGGCGGTACCGCCTCGGACATCAAGATCCAGGCCGAGCAGATGCTCTACACCAAGAAGCGCCTGGCCGAGCAGATCGCGTTCCACACGGGCCAGACCCTGGAGCAGATCGAGAAGGACTCCGACCGCGACCGGTGGTTCACCGCCGAGCAGGCCAAGGAGTACGGCTTCGTGGACCACGTCGTGACCAGCGCCCGGGACGTCACGGGCTCCGGAGGGACCGCCTGA
- the tig gene encoding trigger factor codes for MKSAVETLNPTRVRLTVEVPFEELKPSLDEAYKKIAGQVNVPGFRKGKVPPQIIDQRFGRGAVLEEAVNNAIPQFYADAVTSAEIEVLGQPQVDVTKFEDGDELAFTAEVDVRPTIELPDYKGLAITVDPAEVTDEDIDEALTQLRSRFAAFTTVERPAEDGDYLTLDLSGATKDGEKIDEAQATGLTYVVGSKTLVEGLDDAVTGMSAGDEKTFESKLVAGPRKDEVVDITVTVTAVKVRELPEVDDEFAQMASSFDTAEELRADTAQWVARNKKLNQGGQARDKVLETLLEQIEIPLPEAFLHNEVHFRQDSIRNQLAQAGLSLEAYLEHEGQTQEEFDADVEKRAAEAMRAQFLLDAIARKEEVTITQEEITRHLIERAQSAGMNPDQFAQQIVQAGQAQMLVAEAVRGKALAILLTSAVVTDTDGNPVDLSDLLVDGVGPDDEGDDTEAEVAETLAAAEETEGDAPAGGAASIAIPTIPGS; via the coding sequence GTGAAGAGCGCTGTCGAGACCCTGAACCCGACCCGGGTCCGGCTCACCGTCGAGGTTCCCTTCGAAGAGCTGAAGCCCAGCCTCGATGAGGCCTACAAGAAGATCGCCGGCCAGGTGAACGTCCCGGGCTTCCGCAAGGGCAAGGTCCCGCCGCAGATCATCGACCAGCGGTTCGGCCGCGGCGCGGTGCTGGAGGAGGCGGTCAACAACGCCATCCCGCAGTTCTACGCCGACGCGGTCACCTCCGCCGAGATCGAGGTCCTGGGTCAGCCGCAGGTCGACGTCACCAAGTTCGAGGACGGCGACGAGCTCGCCTTCACCGCCGAGGTCGACGTCCGCCCCACCATCGAGCTGCCCGACTACAAGGGCCTCGCGATCACCGTCGACCCGGCCGAGGTCACCGACGAGGACATCGACGAAGCGCTGACCCAGCTCCGTTCCCGCTTCGCGGCCTTCACGACCGTCGAGCGCCCCGCCGAGGACGGCGACTACCTGACCCTCGACCTGTCCGGCGCCACCAAGGACGGGGAGAAGATCGACGAGGCCCAGGCGACCGGCCTGACCTACGTCGTCGGCTCGAAGACCCTCGTCGAGGGCCTGGACGACGCCGTCACCGGCATGTCCGCGGGGGACGAGAAGACCTTCGAGTCCAAGCTCGTCGCCGGCCCCCGCAAGGACGAGGTCGTCGACATCACCGTCACCGTCACCGCGGTGAAGGTCCGCGAGCTCCCCGAGGTCGACGACGAGTTCGCCCAGATGGCCAGCTCCTTCGACACCGCCGAGGAGCTGCGCGCGGACACCGCCCAGTGGGTGGCCCGCAACAAGAAGCTCAACCAGGGCGGCCAGGCCCGGGACAAGGTCCTGGAGACCCTCCTGGAGCAGATCGAGATCCCGCTGCCCGAGGCCTTCCTGCACAACGAGGTCCACTTCCGCCAGGACTCGATCCGCAACCAGCTCGCCCAGGCGGGCCTGAGCCTCGAGGCCTACCTCGAGCACGAGGGCCAGACGCAGGAGGAGTTCGACGCGGACGTCGAGAAGCGCGCCGCCGAGGCGATGCGCGCCCAGTTCCTCCTCGACGCGATCGCCCGCAAGGAAGAGGTGACGATCACCCAGGAGGAGATCACCCGTCACCTCATCGAGCGCGCGCAGTCGGCCGGCATGAACCCCGACCAGTTCGCCCAGCAGATCGTCCAGGCCGGCCAGGCGCAGATGCTCGTCGCCGAGGCCGTCCGCGGCAAGGCGCTCGCGATCCTGCTGACCAGCGCGGTCGTCACCGACACCGACGGCAACCCGGTCGACCTGTCCGACCTGCTGGTCGACGGTGTCGGGCCGGACGACGAGGGTGACGACACCGAGGCCGAGGTCGCCGAGACCCTCGCCGCCGCCGAGGAGACCGAGGGCGACGCCCCGGCGGGCGGGGCCGCGAGCATCGCGATCCCGACCATTCCGGGCAGCTGA